AATGAATGTTGGCTGGGGGTGGGGTTTTGGAGTCCCAGCTGTTGCCATGGCTATTGCAGTTGTTAGTTTCTTCTCAGGTACCAGTTTGTACCGCCATCAGAGGCCTGGAGGCAGCCCCTTGACAAGAATTTTCCAGGTCATAGTTGCATCCTTCAGGAAAATCAAGGTAAAAGTTCCTTCAGATGAGTCCCTTCTTTTTGAGACTACAGACCAGGAGTCAGCTATCCAAGGAAGTCGCAAACTTGATCACACAAAAGCAATGAGGTGAGTTCATTGAAAATTGAAGTTTTGAAAGCTCTCCACATTCCATTTCATGTTTAATCCTCAAACTTGGGTCCTTGGTaaaatcacacacacacactctctgtTTCTGTTTGTGTGAGTTTTTCTCTCTTTGCATGACATTTGaattcaagtttctctttcaaatccaaattggCTCTCCACCCTTGAATGTGCTGTTCTTTGCATTGCCACATTCATCTGGATAGGTCATAGATTTATTGATATATAATATCTCTTCTCCCTATATATAACTAATGTCAGTCTTCTTCAGTTTCTTTGACAAGTCGGCTGTGGAGACTCAGGAGGACCGCATGAAAGCATCGGTAGACCCATGGCAACTCTGCACAGTCACCCAAGTTGAGGAGCTCAAATCCCTTATAAAACTGCTCCCAATATGGGCTAGTGGCATTATCTTTTCGACTGTCTATGGCCAGATGAGCACCATGTTTGTTCTGCAAGGAAACACCATGGATCCCCACATCGGTCCCAATTTCAAGATCCCTTCAGCATCACTTTCCATCTTCGACACCATCAGTGTCATATTCTGGGCTCCAGTCTATGACCGCATTATTGTTCCATTCGCAAGAAGGTATACTGGTCACAAAAACGGCTTCACACAGCTGCAGAGGATGGGAATTGGTCTTGTCATCTCCATTTTTGCAATGTTGTCTGCAGGCATTGCTGAAGTTGCACGGCTCAATATGGTGAGGAAGTATAACTACTATGACCGTCAGTACCTGCCTATGTCGATCTTCTGGCAGATTCCACAATACTTCCTTATTGGATGTGCAGAGGTGTTCACCTTCATTGGGCAGTTGGAATTCTTCTATGACCAGGCACCAGATGCAATGCGAAGCATGTGTTCTGCCCTCTCACTTACAACTATGGCTTTTGGTAGCTACCTAAGCACTGTGCTCGTAACCGTCATTACAAAAATAACTACTAGTCATGGTAGACTTGGTTGGATACCAGATAACCTCAACAGGGGCCACCTCGACTACTTCTACTGGCTCTTGACTGTGCTCAGCATCCTTAACTTTCTGCTCTATCTCTGGATCTCCAAATGGTACACCTATAAGAAGGTAGCTGGGTCTCCATCTTGATAATTTCTGCATCAACCCATCTGCATTATGAAGATGGATAGTATAGGTACTAGTGGATTTGTAGCTTTGTTTCTACTGTAATCATAGTTTTCATTCAATACTCTCCGTTGCTCATGTTCGTATgctgtaaatatccccatttAATGAAATTTATTTGGATTCCAAGTCTGGCCAAGTTTCAATCACTGTAACACAAAtgaatgatgatatgcttaatAAAAACCAGGTCAAAATTGATAAAACTGAACAAAGAAGGTAAGCAACTGACCTGCTTCTGCTCCTAAGCTCTCCAGTTACAGGCCAAAAATTTCATCTTAGTGCATCCAACTTCTCTGGATTAAAGATTTCTTCAACATCTTATATGCAAGGCACCAAATTTTGTGCCTTCTTAGAGAGGCCAAGGATGTTGGCACTCAAACTTTGTTATATTGTTGTGAAAATAGATTTTATAACAACATTTTCAAGGTAATGATGGTTTTATATCCTTTCATATTTTCATGAATTttccttctaatttttttactatttgtAATTTGAGGTCAAAATCGAAAGTTATTATTTTGCCAGACCTCCagtttgcaaaaaaaaataagctGCTAACTGGGCTTTTAGCcgaaagaaatggaataattcacttccctttGTGTTCATAAATACCCTGCtgcaattttgtattttttaaaatactcttgagattccatttctttggctgtgaGCCCTGGTAGCAGGAAAGTACTAGCAATTGGGGGAGTGTAGCCCCTGTGCCTAGACGTATGCGGGTGAAATGATCGACCCACCCCCATGAAATAGAAAACGATGTCTCTGTTGATATTTTCTCGTGCACTCTCATTGACCCTTGTGCATGCTCAGGAATCTGACTCCCCCACAAGAGACACTTCCTCATTTTTGTTGAAGGGAAAATCTGAAGTCACAGCAATTCGTTGAATCTCAGATTTTGAATCACTTTCCCTCTTTGGCttctgaccaaaaaaaaaatacctcgAGTCCATTcttggatttatttgatggGCCAGGGCCCAGATAAGTTTCTGCTGGCATGTTTATACGTGGGCTGGGCTTTAAGCAACAGCAGATTAAGACGCATAAACACGCAATTGCATAAATTTAAGTGGGTCACTGCCAATAGATTGGTACAGTCTTGGCAGGGCATAATTACCATTTGGTAAGGTTTAAAAAAGGACATATCCAATGCACGAGACTCCTACAACTATgaggtctggggagggtcataatctATATAGTCTTACCCTGGCTTCGCAGAAAGGCTATTTCCATATTCGAACCGTGATCCTTTGATCACAATGGAGCATCCTTATTGTGGAACCATTTTCCGAGGTTCAACTCCATAAAATTCACCAGTTGCAGAGGATCCGACATCCATCTCATTACTCAAGTTTCAGTCAAGTACGAGTATATATGTAATTGAATGCTAAAGACTTAGGGTTGAACTGAGAATTAGTCAACACTTGTATGGATTTGCAACCCAATAACAATGCTTCTTGGTGACCTTGGAGCAATCCCCCTTGCCTTGCTCTACCTGCTTTTGTACCACCATGATCCAAGCAACAAAGACAAACTAATTACAAGATAAGATAACAGAGGCCCACACAGCCTCTCAAGAAGATTGatcaaaatcaccatcaagaATTTACAAAGCATGGATTAAGCTACATGTCCAAATTAGATGGACTTGGCTAGTATTGGGCCTAGTTTGGGTTCAAAATTAATAAATCCAAGCCTGGCCATGGAGAATAGCTTTCTGGATAGTCCACCAGAAAATTGACTCTGTGGCCTGAAATCATCCACCATGGAGAAGGCATAAATACTCCACCCCCTATTGAATGAAGTTACTGAGTTCaaaatctggatttttttttttttttttttttttaatctgagGGGCGGGACaaatttttatatttctcttctttcttttatgtgaAAAAGATTTGACAAGGGAAACTAGGTCTTAAACAAATTCTCTTTTTGATCAAGAGAAGGTAAAGAAATGCCTCCATCAAACGATCTTccttaaaaaacaaagaaaaaacaagagtgTGATCTCCTCCCAAAAAAGATATCTGGATTTACAATGAAATTTGGTAGATGAAGCCACCAAATCTTAGACAAACTAAGAACACAACCCCAATGTCGCAATTAATGTGATATTGCTCAAAATCTTGAGGACAACTTGCCCACATTACCATCTACCCTAGTAAGTTTCATCCCTGATGAAACATTTCATTGTTTGACAatatcaaaaaatatattttggaaaaatatttgGATGGGTGTTATAttaaggttgcatttggtagtcattcgaTTTCATAAACGaagtttcatgtcaaaaatagaattttcagtttctatgtcaaaatgctattttagaacaaaaaaaaataagtatttggtgaacctgtttcaggagcgattaccttattttttttttttatgtggaaTGAAACGAAATGATGGAACAATGTTTTgtcattccatcattttgcgtttctagcatttttgttttgtttttNNNNNNNNNNNNNNNNNNNNTTTTGTTCCTATAGAACGGAAAAAcatcagaaacatttttttctgAATGGCTACCAAACGCAATCCAGGGAATGATTCAGTACAttcaggttttatattttaacaGTTAAGTATGAATCTTGTAAATTGATAAAGCTTCATCAATGTCTCATCTTCTTTGTATTAATTTATCCATTAATACAACCATAGGTCTCCATCAACCACTTGGGGATAGTGAAGTTAGGAGACATGAAAGCATTTTCAGGCTTAAAGTGGTAAAGCCATGGGGTCCTAACTCCTAAGGTTCAACTCAAAGTTCTTTTTCAGCATCCTAAGGTTCAAAATTCAATAGGGTTTTGTTTATAACTTACAATTCATAAAAAGAAGGGATTCTCAATCTTTTCCTGTGTGAAACACTATCCTTTTTTCATACTTCTCCCTT
This Macadamia integrifolia cultivar HAES 741 unplaced genomic scaffold, SCU_Mint_v3 scaffold_198A, whole genome shotgun sequence DNA region includes the following protein-coding sequences:
- the LOC122071230 gene encoding protein NRT1/ PTR FAMILY 8.1-like; translation: MAVDDIYTGDGTTDINKKPSIKKDTGRWKACYFILGNECCERLAYYGMSTNLVNYLTTRLNEGNVTASNNMTNWSGTCYFTPLLGAFLADAYLGRYWTIASFSILYFLGMSLLTMSAAVPGLKPSCNSDGVCHPTQTQVGVFFLAIYLIALGTGGIKPCVSSFGADQFDETDEDEKKKKSSFFNYFYFSINIGALIASSVLVYIQMNVGWGWGFGVPAVAMAIAVVSFFSGTSLYRHQRPGGSPLTRIFQVIVASFRKIKVKVPSDESLLFETTDQESAIQGSRKLDHTKAMSFFDKSAVETQEDRMKASVDPWQLCTVTQVEELKSLIKLLPIWASGIIFSTVYGQMSTMFVLQGNTMDPHIGPNFKIPSASLSIFDTISVIFWAPVYDRIIVPFARRYTGHKNGFTQLQRMGIGLVISIFAMLSAGIAEVARLNMVRKYNYYDRQYLPMSIFWQIPQYFLIGCAEVFTFIGQLEFFYDQAPDAMRSMCSALSLTTMAFGSYLSTVLVTVITKITTSHGRLGWIPDNLNRGHLDYFYWLLTVLSILNFLLYLWISKWYTYKKVAGSPS